AGACCCCTGAGATCTTCTTGAACGTTAAACCTCACAGCCTGTAACCACATCCAATTCTCAGAACCTGATACTTAACCCAGAGGCTAAATTTGTAGCCGAGACCTCTTCAAATCTTCCTCAAACCCTGAAACCTTCATAGTCATAAACCTGTCTTGAACTCAGCTATCTTAACCAAGTTTCTAGTTTACTCCACCTGCAAATCCATTACTTGAATCTCAACCTTTAACCTGATGCTTTAACTGGCAATAACACATAGATGCATCCTCCTAATTAAGGCGTCCCCTATAGTAACCAGAATCTATGAGCTTCCAAAGATGTTCTTTCAACCAATCTTGAACATTAACTGAAGTCGATTTAAACAAATATACTCAAACCATACTCAAACTGAAACCCAACAAAGAGTATAAGCTTTCCTTTGTTAAAATCATCAATCTTCTTGTGTTCTAATCCATGCATTGATTCCTTAGAAAAACAGACCTTGAGAATCTTGAAACTTAATAACATCACAAACATACTTGTGATATGCAGCGGATTATAGACCAAATCCTTCTTCCAGATTTGAGTCTTGAGAGATGCTGAACCGATTCTGCTTTTCGTAACTTAAAGTCCAAACCTTGAAACTCATCATATCTTTGAACCTGAGTCGAACTGAACTTTCTCATACTCTGCATTTGGGTCACTTATTCACACCAACGTTCTGCTATTCTGCtgtgtttttgcttttgcttttagaTATTACCTTTTAGGAAGGACTCATTGTTTGAACTGAATTATATTGTTCGTAACTGCGCCATGGcattttatattgatttcttttcttgtttctatGCAGATGGTTTcgtttttaacatatttgttaAGGAGTTGCTGCGTCAAATATACTATCATATTGCTGCTATTACCACGGACTAGCAGCGCAGAGGAGCAGTGTCAAGGGGAATATACTGTTCCATATATCTGGATATTGTTTGCCCTGGTTGTTGGTGCTTTCTTTCCTGTGGTCGTGTGGTTTCTATGGAGAAGTTTGCAAAAGGAAAATATCGATTTGGAGAACAAGGGGAATATACGCAATCttcctaagaagaagaagaaaaataggaagaaaaaggaaaatatcgATTTGGAGACGACTCTGCCAGATTCATCCAGTACCCCAAACAATGATTCTGAAGAGATCTCTGAAGATTGCGTTGAATATTTCTCAGAAGACGATCCCAGTCAAGAGTCTCATGAACTGGAAACATTTCAGCAGACTACTGTGAAAGACGTAGGTTGGAAGACGATGGATGAGGTGAGTGTTTCAGATACAATCATAGGAGAAAGCGGAGATGTCAAGATGGCTTTAGGGCTTTTCGGAAAGCGTCCCATAATCGCTAAATATGGTCCAAACTCATACGCAATGGCAAATGAGAAGAAAATTCTCATTGCATCTGACTTTCACCCAAACATAGTCCGCTATATTAGCTCTGCGATTTGGGGAGATCAGGTTTTACACTGCCTAGAGCTATGGCAGTTTACATTTGGTGATCTCATAGACAATGTCTCACGTGGAAATTCAGTTTCACAAGATTCTGAAACAAGAGTTGTTGGGAAAAACGACCTGTGGACAGCAACAGGTGTTCCTAAACGACTGTTGATTAGCCTCATCAGGTAAATCAAAAATTCTGATTTTTCCTTTGTTGTGTATTTGTTAGAATAGGATTCATATACTGTTTTGCTATATAGCTTTAGTGTACTCATAACAAACTTGTTATTTTGGAACTAGGGATATTGTTTTAGGACTTGATCATTTGCATGGATTAGATATAGTCCACCGAGATTTGACACCACAAACTGTGATGATCATGTCAAATGGAAATACAATAACTGCAAAAACTGATGACATGAGGATGGCTTGGTTTGAAAAGGAACAACGCTTCATCCACTTTGGAGGTATAGTTTCTTGTTAGTTGTGCGTTCGTTCATATACCTTGTATTTGTATTGATGGATTGATTGATGAACTCTAAAAATGGCTTTCTTACAGATGAAAAATTTTCGGGATTCAAACCACTAGATGAAACCAACTACGGCACCGAAAGCAATAAAGTAGACATGTTCTCCCTGGGAGTTCTCATGTTCTACATTATTACTCAGGGTGAGCATCCATTTTCATGTGGAGGGTCTGCAACTATTGAACAAAACATCAGGAACAACCACAAGAATTTAGATGCAATCTCAAACTTTCCTGAAGCCGCTGACTTGATCCCACATTTGCTGAACTTAAATCCCGTTAAACGGTACGTATTGCAATCTCGTTAAGTTCTGACCCTTCCGCTTACTTCTTAATTATATTCTGGCTTAAACTATTCCTTAATACATATTCTTTTTCTGTTAGCCCCAGCGCAAGTGATGTTCTCAGACATCCATTTTTCTGGAATTCTCAACAGAAGCTCAAGATGATAACAGAGGTCAGTGACCATCTTTATGGCAATTTCCGTCTGCAAAACATTCTGGAGAATAGATTTGCAAGGGTCATGGGAGTAGGAGTTCGAAGTTGGGACACTAAGCTAGATAGTGACTTCTTCACTGACATCAATGCGAAAGTGAAAGTCAAAGCGAACCGGCAAAACTCGACTACTACAACAATCCCAAAGTACAACTATTCCACGCTTTGTGATTTACTCAGACTTATAAGAAACACTGAGTCTCATTTCAGAGAAATTCCACAGAATGTCCAGGTTTGACCTTCTAAACAAGTCTATTGTCAAAGTAAAGCTAATTAATTCATTGTTCCAGTCTCTCTgattcttataatatttaacaaaaacacTCAATGTCATTAATTATTCCAGCCTTTGTGATTCTAATTgattgttttgacttttgattccTCAGCAAGTTTTTCCAAATGGGAAAGATACGGTATTCAACTATTTTGATCATTTATTCCCAAGCTTGTTTGTGGAGGTTTATCGTGTTGCTAAAAGGCAATGCAGCAAAGAGAAAGAATTTAAAAGATTATTACTTGATTTACCTCCTTTTGATGAAGTCAAGGTTAGAATCTCAAGCTTCTTCTCACtttctatttcattttaatCTCCAGGGGTATTTTAATCCATTGTCTTTTGCCTATTTGACTTTGGTTTTTGTGGAAGAGATAATCGGATGAAGATCTTATGGGAAATCTTTAGATGTTTTTATTTCGTTGTAATCTTAGTTGGAATCTTTAGATGATTTTATGGATTTAGTCAATGgtgattttgtgtgattcttttgtcttttgcaGCTATTATGAGCATTCGATGAGCCAGATCGATGAACATATTTTAAGAAACCTGACGATGAGCCAGATGAAGAATTTTCTTGGATTTAACTATTTAGTCAATGTTGGAATCTTTAGTTGGAATCcaaatttatttaactatttttagaGACCTGACGGTGAGCCATATGaacaaatttcttttttaattgtgGATAACAAACATGCTTCAACACCATTAACAGTTATCACTTGAGTGTTAAaactttttattgtttatcTTTATGTTTGATGTTAGttactaaattaaaatatgtgaTATTAGAAATTAACTATACTCAGTCACAGTAAAAATGAGAATACTTAATTGGTGCAAATCAATACTATATTGACATTTAACAATATGATATTGATTTTGACaatgaattatatttgttaCCATGCCCATAATACTATTCTCAATACCACCACAATCAGTAAAGGACAAAACCgttttaattcctttttttttttttNNNNNNNNNNNNNNNNNNNNNNNNNNNNNNNNNNNNNNNNNNNNNNNNNNNNNNNNNNNNTTGACAGATTTGTTTAAGCATATTTCCATGGAGAAATATTTATAAGATCTTTTTGGATAAAATGGGTCTTTCAAGCCTTGAGTTATCgctgtatttttcttaataatcaATTATCCAATTCGGTCAAACCGACCCGACCCAATCAAAAGTTATGTTTATGAATAAAAGATTAAGCCAGCAGCTGTGTGATGAACCTTTGAAAACAAGTAAAGTGTTTTACCAGTTGGAAAATAGCTGGCAGAAAGCAAAACATCAACCTCAAAACGACTAAACACGAATGAGAATGAACTAAAGCCAATTTTGTCTAGTTTTTCTCAAGTCTTATCCCCTTAGATGGTCCCTAAATTTCccatatatatctatatgttataaataatttaaaaatatatatatatatatttgaaactaTGCGGctaaactcaaaacaaaccatTCGAAACTATAGCTTATATAACGTACATGTGTTACAAAACTGAATTGTTTACACAGCTCAAAATTTGTTGGAATGCGAAAGGTACCATGTATTgatttacataaaatatttgtcgTTGTATGTTATATACATATGTGCATGAACATGTCcacacaaaattaaaacaatattcgTTGGACCCATTGAATAAAAACAAGTACACAAGAGAGACAAAGCTTTCTCCACATAAAGTACCCAAAAttgaatacaaatatatatcaattgGATCAATAGgccaaagaaaatgaaatgatcaataaataaaaatattcaaagacAGCTGAACTTACATTGCAAATATTCGTAAACGACAGtgtatttacaaaaacaagaaaccaattTGTAGTATTCAAACTCgaaaaaatctctcaaataaaaaaatttaattattttcttttttatatattcatatacaagCAACAAATGACAAAAATGCTCCCTCTAACTGTGAAAATGCACTGAATCATAAATTAACCAATATATGGACTTATTATAGAAACCCCCCCACCAAATCTCTCACCCAACACCATATTATTGACTATATATGTTACTCTCATATCGACTCTGTTCCATCGACTCTGCTTCTCTTGCTCCGGTGCTTTCCATATCGGTGGCGCCTAGGGATTCCACCAAACGTGACTGGATCATAAACCCTAAGCCTTTGAGCCTCCGCGGGATTTACCACACACTCTGATAAAGCAACCTTGTACCTTGTCCGATCGTAGCAATACGAGTAAGTCATGTGTTTCCTTCTGAAAATATCCATTTTACTCCTCTGTGATGGGGTGATCTCCTGTGCCGCACGGATATCCTCGGCCGCTCCTTCATCACACCTCGGAAACTGCTCGATTGGGTCCACAGGGCAGCCGTGAAGGACTAGATCAGAGAACCGTGCAATGTAAGGCGCATATTTGTAGTTTACACCGTACTTGCCACCATTAGTCGCCCATTTAGAACCGTCCCATATTGTTGTGTATAGAGACATCGGCTTTGATGGGAAGTCACCGCCCATTGAAGCTGTACGTTTGACCTCTCTGATCGGAACATTGTCTACAAAGAATCTGCATAACCAAAAAGAACAACTCTgatcataaaaaataataacgaGGGACAAGGATTCAATTagctataaagaaaaaaacatatgtccGTTAAGTAAGTTTGATTTTGATCAATATCCTAAAACTGTAAGCATagaaatataacatttttgGCATAAAAAAATATCCAGCTTTTGATGAACTAAGTAAAAAGATTCTCAACTTGTGATTTTTGGACccccaaaggaaaaaaaacatactctTCTCTATGGGGTCATTGTTGATGCCAAAAAATCGAAAGCTGTAAACCATTTTGGGGGCTCACACACACTTGAAATTGACAGGAACAATACAACCAAAAGCAAATGATGTCCCCAAGCATCACAAAACTTTCCAcaacaaggaaaaaaattaataccCAACCAAGAAATGTGTAGcaatttttatcaacaaaaaagatCCGCCCATCATTAAAAACCCCACTTGAGTTTCCTTAAATAGAAGATGACATTATTGAATCCAGAAAGCTTAAATTCAAAATGGGGTCTAGAGCCTAATCTCATTTCAAAACTCTTAATTGAGTTAATAACAAACACAGAGATTAAGAGAGACTTTTAGTTTATACTTACATGATGTGAGAATCAGACCAGAGGATACTGTATTGATGAAAATCTTCAGTTGGATCAAACCAGAGAttatatctctcttctcttcctaaaTGAGTGCTTCCATTACCGTAAATGTTTGTCTGAATCCTCCATTCTTTTCCTCTAATGTTACcaagaaactcaaaatcaatcTCATCATGGTTCTTCTCATACATATCTCCATTGGACATCTGAAACCATAccaacccaaaataaaaatcattattactTAATACTAATCCCAAATCAATAGTGaaattaatcatatttatgGAAAAAAGATCCTTATTTGGTTAATCCTAACAATACCCAACAGCTACAAAACTTTGAATCTAAGCTAAATTAAGGGTTTTGAACTTACATAAAAGGCAACAACAACACCAGCTGAATAATCAGAAGACTGACCAAAAAGAATTCTGAAAATcgaaaatattatctttaaaagtAATCAATAGActgaccaaaaacaaaattcaaaaattagtATCAGtaagattaaataaattttattatatagtaatatatactcttttttttggattatataATCCAAAAAACCTGTAAAACgaataagattaaataaatagtaatatatactctcttttttatttatactcTTTATTAATACATTAGATATGATATTTTTCTCATAAATAAActgaaaatagtaaaaaaaaaaaaattggtcttaAAAATTGCATTCAAAACTAGTCCTGGGCAAATGGACCGAACCGAAATCGAAccgat
The sequence above is drawn from the Camelina sativa cultivar DH55 chromosome 4, Cs, whole genome shotgun sequence genome and encodes:
- the LOC104779512 gene encoding serine/threonine-protein kinase/endoribonuclease IRE1a-like; translation: MNYRFQKLLGAPCRGGNAVITKNTELISPVGNRVSVTDLNQHRTVTLLLSPSSNICRLAASPDESEDDHSEPPSHDTPKWADEEYMDRGRWVLLRKDGFDQASAKVSACNYHQGIDMVVLGFSDGVFGLYQMPDFICTHLLSIWREKLTTTVFNERGTWLTNSVQLLVSQWQSKSQRGHYFDVNCVTYSPYFKFLAHGADDSNVKMWDVMVAKSRAGKCTTRLCYSADGGYILAAGTRRYICMSDILHQMVSFLTYLLRSCCVKYTIILLLLPRTSSAEEQCQGEYTVPYIWILFALVVGAFFPVVVWFLWRSLQKENIDLENKGNIRNLPKKKKKNRKKKENIDLETTLPDSSSTPNNDSEEISEDCVEYFSEDDPSQESHELETFQQTTVKDVGWKTMDEVSVSDTIIGESGDVKMALGLFGKRPIIAKYGPNSYAMANEKKILIASDFHPNIVRYISSAIWGDQVLHCLELWQFTFGDLIDNVSRGNSVSQDSETRVVGKNDLWTATGVPKRLLISLIRDIVLGLDHLHGLDIVHRDLTPQTVMIMSNGNTITAKTDDMRMAWFEKEQRFIHFGDEKFSGFKPLDETNYGTESNKVDMFSLGVLMFYIITQGEHPFSCGGSATIEQNIRNNHKNLDAISNFPEAADLIPHLLNLNPVKRPSASDVLRHPFFWNSQQKLKMITEVSDHLYGNFRLQNILENRFARVMGVGVRSWDTKLDSDFFTDINAKVKVKANRQNSTTTTIPKYNYSTLCDLLRLIRNTESHFREIPQNVQQVFPNGKDTVFNYFDHLFPSLFVEVYRVAKRQCSKEKEFKRLLLDLPPFDEVKLL
- the LOC104783446 gene encoding probable xyloglucan endotransglucosylase/hydrolase protein 27, which produces MSNGDMYEKNHDEIDFEFLGNIRGKEWRIQTNIYGNGSTHLGREERYNLWFDPTEDFHQYSILWSDSHIIFFVDNVPIREVKRTASMGGDFPSKPMSLYTTIWDGSKWATNGGKYGVNYKYAPYIARFSDLVLHGCPVDPIEQFPRCDEGAAEDIRAAQEITPSQRSKMDIFRRKHMTYSYCYDRTRYKVALSECVVNPAEAQRLRVYDPVTFGGIPRRHRYGKHRSKRSRVDGTESI